The Natronomonas salsuginis genome includes a region encoding these proteins:
- a CDS encoding AAA family ATPase produces the protein MTDPAVLYETVEAEVGTVLIGKEDVIERLTVSLLTRGHILLEGVPGVAKTTVANLFARATGLEYNRVQMTPDILPADITGTYIYREQTGEFELRKGPIFANVVVADEINRATPKTQSALLEAMQERTVTVEGETLELHEPFMVIATQNPIEMEGTFELPEAQRDRFQLKLTVDVPTRNEERELLDRFDEEPDLGPEAVEQVITTDELLDARAAVEDVYVDETVRMYILDIVHETRESPDLEYGASPRATIAFLNTAKARAAIHGREYVIPDDVKSLAEPILAHRLVLSTDAELSDMSANDVVTTIVETVEPPGREVVENAARPAVGDGGETAETGVDRDTETKPEADSDSA, from the coding sequence ATGACTGACCCCGCTGTCCTGTATGAAACCGTCGAGGCGGAGGTTGGGACGGTTCTCATCGGAAAAGAAGACGTCATAGAGCGTCTCACGGTGTCGCTTTTGACGCGTGGACATATCCTCCTTGAGGGCGTCCCAGGCGTCGCCAAAACGACCGTCGCGAACCTGTTTGCCCGCGCCACGGGGCTCGAATACAATCGAGTTCAGATGACGCCGGACATTCTTCCAGCAGATATCACCGGGACGTACATCTACCGGGAACAAACCGGCGAGTTCGAACTCAGAAAGGGACCAATCTTCGCCAACGTTGTCGTCGCCGACGAGATCAACCGTGCGACACCCAAAACACAGAGTGCGCTCTTGGAGGCGATGCAAGAGCGGACGGTGACGGTCGAAGGCGAGACACTCGAACTGCACGAACCGTTCATGGTCATCGCCACACAGAACCCGATCGAGATGGAGGGGACGTTCGAGTTACCCGAAGCACAACGCGACCGCTTCCAGTTGAAACTCACCGTCGATGTTCCGACCCGTAACGAAGAGCGCGAACTGCTCGATCGCTTCGATGAGGAACCCGACCTCGGTCCAGAGGCAGTCGAACAAGTCATCACCACCGACGAGCTGCTTGACGCCCGAGCAGCGGTCGAGGACGTGTACGTCGACGAAACCGTCCGCATGTACATACTCGATATCGTCCACGAAACCCGCGAGAGTCCAGATCTCGAATACGGTGCCTCACCACGGGCGACGATCGCGTTTCTCAACACCGCCAAGGCGAGAGCGGCGATTCACGGTCGCGAGTACGTGATTCCAGACGATGTCAAATCGCTCGCCGAGCCGATTCTCGCACATCGGCTTGTATTGAGCACGGACGCCGAACTCAGCGATATGTCTGCTAATGATGTGGTGACCACCATCGTTGAGACAGTCGAGCCACCTGGTCGAGAGGTCGTCGAAAACGCTGCACGGCCGGCTGTGGGTGACGGTGGAGAGACAGCAGAAACGGGCGTAGACAGGGACACCGAGACGAAGCCCGAAGCCGACTCAGACTCGGCATAA
- a CDS encoding DUF4350 domain-containing protein — MDPFNTDLVDIDYPRAVLLVLLIVINFTVISAIATSGTAYGPYNSGWDGTSELRTIADDESDMTVVHEAGRYETASADGVAIIVAPQESYGPTDRAQVAQFVQRGGTLIVASEDDRTNQFLSEIGVNARIDGALMRDEQNNYRNASLPVATEVSEHRYTEAVEGVTLNYGSAINTSVVPAQRGTEWQGQHLVNSSQFAYLDRNRNERLDDDEVLEARPVVTEESVGAGTVVVVSDASVFTNAMGERDGNRRLIENIVTDHDRVLLDYSHGPSLPPLMYALLVLRSSPFIQFFLSLTAIGGVVIWVWGPPSRRWLPARIRGRKTSPKHPGRLSKEELIEYLTTEHPEWEEKRLRRVTEAIIRRREQSADND, encoded by the coding sequence GTGGATCCGTTCAACACAGACCTTGTGGACATAGACTATCCACGTGCAGTATTGCTGGTCTTACTGATCGTGATTAATTTCACGGTGATCAGCGCCATCGCGACTTCGGGAACCGCATACGGACCGTACAACAGCGGTTGGGATGGGACCTCCGAACTGCGAACGATTGCCGACGATGAATCCGACATGACAGTTGTACACGAAGCTGGGAGGTATGAGACAGCCTCAGCGGATGGCGTCGCGATCATCGTCGCTCCCCAAGAATCGTACGGACCAACCGATCGGGCACAGGTGGCTCAGTTCGTCCAACGGGGTGGAACGCTGATCGTCGCCTCGGAAGACGACCGAACAAACCAGTTCCTTTCGGAGATCGGTGTGAATGCACGCATCGACGGCGCACTCATGCGCGATGAACAGAATAACTACCGAAACGCATCGTTACCGGTTGCTACAGAAGTCTCCGAACATCGCTACACAGAGGCCGTCGAGGGCGTGACGCTCAACTACGGAAGTGCGATCAACACCTCAGTTGTTCCGGCTCAGCGGGGGACGGAATGGCAAGGTCAGCACCTCGTCAACTCCTCTCAGTTTGCGTATCTCGATCGGAACCGAAACGAACGGCTTGACGACGATGAAGTGCTCGAAGCGCGCCCGGTCGTGACCGAAGAGTCGGTTGGTGCAGGGACGGTTGTCGTCGTCAGCGATGCTAGCGTGTTCACGAACGCGATGGGTGAACGGGACGGCAACCGACGACTCATCGAAAACATCGTCACCGATCACGATCGGGTGCTTCTCGATTACTCACACGGCCCCTCGTTGCCACCGTTGATGTACGCGCTGCTCGTGCTCCGCTCGAGTCCGTTCATCCAATTCTTCCTCAGTCTTACGGCGATTGGTGGTGTGGTCATATGGGTGTGGGGGCCCCCATCACGACGATGGCTTCCGGCTAGAATCCGTGGACGGAAGACATCGCCAAAGCACCCCGGGCGGCTGTCGAAGGAGGAGCTGATCGAATATTTGACAACGGAACATCCCGAGTGGGAGGAAAAGCGCCTCCGTCGCGTGACAGAAGCGATTATACGTCGGCGGGAGCAATCGGCGGACAATGACTGA
- a CDS encoding SprT-like domain-containing protein, translating to MPVALDYYRITPDATDAEFLAASKLYARAVVDDRDLSVSVSELEWEISKRAKRRAGAVKHRDGVPKTVSLTWGYFETHGWSGVAEIIRHELIHVHLLNTAGDGSHGAAFEALADQLDTRVTCDRFSDPKWWIVCEGCGHKFGRYRRSEVVKSPESYRCGECGGSLRVEAGPDNG from the coding sequence GTGCCCGTCGCCCTCGACTACTACCGCATCACGCCCGACGCCACGGATGCGGAGTTTCTCGCCGCGTCGAAACTGTACGCGAGAGCCGTCGTCGATGACCGCGACCTATCGGTGTCCGTCTCCGAACTGGAGTGGGAGATCAGCAAGCGCGCGAAGCGACGCGCCGGGGCGGTGAAACACCGAGACGGTGTCCCGAAGACCGTCTCTCTCACGTGGGGATACTTCGAGACGCACGGCTGGTCGGGCGTCGCCGAGATCATCCGCCACGAGCTGATCCACGTCCACTTACTCAACACGGCAGGCGACGGCTCACACGGGGCGGCGTTCGAAGCGCTCGCCGACCAACTCGACACGCGCGTTACCTGCGACCGATTCAGCGACCCGAAGTGGTGGATTGTCTGCGAGGGGTGTGGACACAAGTTCGGTCGGTATCGACGCTCAGAGGTCGTCAAATCGCCAGAGTCGTATCGGTGTGGTGAGTGTGGCGGGTCGCTTCGGGTCGAAGCGGGTCCGGACAACGGCTGA
- a CDS encoding DUF2270 domain-containing protein: MSRPSASRLDPEAIHFPLLSVLGGAWLIRLTVFAPTSAGVVRTAAVGGIPGEAVLLAVGGAYGVALLFTFWPWQRQAKGELRSQTRSNGWK; the protein is encoded by the coding sequence CTGAGCAGGCCGAGTGCCTCGAGGCTTGACCCCGAGGCGATTCACTTCCCGCTGCTCTCCGTCTTGGGTGGTGCGTGGCTGATCCGCCTGACCGTGTTCGCACCGACATCGGCCGGCGTCGTTCGCACCGCGGCCGTCGGTGGTATACCGGGCGAGGCGGTGCTCTTGGCCGTCGGTGGCGCGTATGGAGTGGCGCTCCTGTTCACGTTCTGGCCGTGGCAACGACAGGCCAAAGGGGAACTGCGGTCACAGACGCGTTCCAACGGCTGGAAGTGA
- a CDS encoding RNA-guided endonuclease InsQ/TnpB family protein → MKRTNTFAVRPLSDTGEQLLRDLLDASAALWNEVNYERLMRYNDEDGFEGEVWDADTGRLEGKYKGVLGASTAQQVIRKNSEAWRGFFDTKNKYDDESNTSVTEHPEPPGFRGNEDDGRQLKGVIRNTSYTVEWGERSRLEILVGSELKDRYNHTGRLRLEIAGDPTWPDYEKQGRLDLWYDETDSTFRASQPVTVSDDARDTPLADEKAALDIGANNLVACTTTTGEQYLYEGRELFQRFRDTTREIARLQSKLREGRYSSKRIRRLYRKRTRRRDHAQEALCRDLLDRLYAEGVDTVYVGGLTGVLDTHWSVETNAKTHNFWAFNQFTDRLVCTAEEYGISVEVRSEAWTSQECPQCGGTDRTTRHQDTLTCPCGFEGHADLTASETFLRRHTEQATRPMARPVRFEWDSHDWLEVSHSHRPKEQRTDPSTVHRDGNVASGES, encoded by the coding sequence ATGAAGCGTACCAACACGTTCGCAGTGCGACCGCTTTCCGATACCGGAGAGCAACTGCTACGGGACCTGTTGGACGCTTCCGCCGCTCTCTGGAACGAAGTCAACTACGAACGCCTCATGCGGTATAACGACGAGGACGGCTTCGAGGGCGAGGTATGGGACGCCGATACAGGGCGTCTCGAAGGCAAGTACAAAGGCGTGCTTGGCGCGTCCACCGCCCAACAAGTGATACGCAAAAACAGCGAAGCATGGCGCGGGTTCTTCGATACGAAGAACAAGTACGACGACGAGTCGAACACATCGGTTACGGAACACCCGGAACCGCCGGGCTTCCGTGGCAACGAGGACGATGGGCGGCAACTCAAAGGCGTCATTCGCAACACATCGTACACCGTCGAATGGGGCGAGCGGTCCCGGCTTGAGATACTGGTCGGGAGCGAGTTGAAAGACCGATACAACCACACCGGACGGCTCCGGCTGGAAATCGCTGGCGACCCGACGTGGCCCGACTACGAGAAACAGGGTCGGTTGGACCTGTGGTACGACGAGACTGACAGCACCTTCCGAGCTTCGCAACCCGTGACTGTTTCTGACGATGCACGGGATACTCCACTGGCCGACGAAAAGGCCGCTCTGGATATTGGTGCAAACAATCTCGTTGCCTGTACCACCACGACCGGCGAGCAATATCTGTACGAAGGCCGCGAGTTGTTCCAGCGATTCCGTGACACAACACGAGAAATTGCCCGGTTGCAGTCCAAGCTACGAGAAGGCCGATACAGTAGCAAACGTATTCGGCGGCTGTACCGGAAACGGACTCGTCGCCGCGACCACGCACAAGAGGCACTGTGTCGTGACCTGCTGGACCGACTGTACGCCGAAGGTGTCGATACCGTCTATGTCGGTGGGTTGACTGGCGTGCTGGACACGCACTGGTCGGTCGAAACCAACGCCAAGACCCACAACTTCTGGGCGTTCAACCAATTCACCGACCGACTGGTCTGTACCGCCGAGGAATACGGTATTTCAGTCGAGGTTCGGTCGGAAGCGTGGACCAGTCAAGAGTGCCCCCAGTGTGGCGGGACAGACCGAACGACACGGCATCAGGACACGCTCACCTGTCCCTGTGGGTTCGAGGGCCACGCCGACCTTACAGCTTCAGAAACGTTCCTGAGACGGCACACAGAACAGGCAACCAGGCCGATGGCACGGCCCGTGCGGTTCGAGTGGGACAGCCACGATTGGCTGGAGGTATCACACTCTCACCGTCCCAAAGAACAGCGCACAGACCCAAGTACCGTCCACCGTGACGGGAATGTTGCTTCCGGGGAATCTTAG
- a CDS encoding DUF2070 family protein: protein MTRTQRDLAALSRFVFRAPDWSVSLFGTLLVAAAVGVAAFDTGFALDDAYFGMLYVGVPTVVAAFLTAPLDRRLGGQFTYNRSALLAFVCELLAVAVLLVAAVVASVSSFGQPFVVDALLVALASIFALRLFVIVAVSRRSIAVAVVPASVQTVVAVAFVAAYDGTANYALLSLLCVIYAAAVSVFVFAIDRPWRRGHDVSVLDFVRGFVGHVAEGSSELEAFFEHLGEQAVVPVTVLCVRRLDGTEKARFVLPMVHPGPMGEIGGGNLPERIATATDGLAFVPHATAGHDFNLVTEREIDTLLAAARGAADRVTYTREATPSRRETEAESTFLGQAIDSDLILVGTHAPESADDVDFGVGLSIAAEAGRADADTVLLVDAHNCSDGLSERSGRIGPGSKRSFDMLDAAGRLADRLAAADRDALSVGVAWDETEWGQTDGIGPLGIRVAVFEVDGHRTAYVLIDGNNMEPGLRGALLSAIDADAAEIMTTDTHVVNTVDAANQVGDAIEGDQLVEVVTGLVDDAVDDLDPVEAGMATERAEVTVFGTDRTESLAATANAMVSMGGALLLVTVGAAMALSLLVFVFTG from the coding sequence ATGACCCGGACCCAGCGCGACCTGGCGGCGTTGTCGCGGTTCGTCTTCCGGGCGCCGGATTGGTCCGTGAGCCTGTTCGGCACGCTTCTCGTCGCCGCGGCCGTCGGCGTCGCCGCCTTCGATACCGGATTCGCTCTCGACGACGCCTACTTCGGGATGCTCTACGTCGGCGTGCCGACGGTCGTCGCCGCGTTTCTCACCGCGCCGCTCGACCGACGTCTCGGCGGGCAGTTCACCTACAACCGCTCGGCGCTTCTGGCGTTCGTCTGCGAACTGCTCGCGGTCGCGGTTCTGCTCGTCGCGGCCGTCGTCGCGTCGGTCTCGTCGTTCGGCCAGCCGTTCGTCGTCGACGCGCTGCTCGTCGCGCTCGCGTCGATCTTCGCGCTCCGCCTGTTCGTGATCGTCGCCGTCTCGCGCCGCTCTATCGCCGTCGCCGTGGTCCCGGCGAGCGTCCAGACGGTCGTCGCGGTCGCCTTCGTCGCCGCCTACGACGGGACCGCGAACTACGCGCTCTTGTCTCTCCTCTGTGTCATCTACGCGGCCGCAGTCTCCGTCTTCGTCTTCGCCATCGACCGTCCGTGGCGCCGGGGCCACGACGTCTCGGTGTTGGATTTCGTCCGCGGCTTCGTCGGGCACGTCGCCGAGGGGTCGAGCGAACTCGAAGCGTTCTTCGAACACCTCGGCGAGCAGGCTGTCGTTCCCGTGACGGTCCTGTGCGTCCGGCGGCTCGACGGCACGGAGAAGGCCCGATTCGTCCTCCCGATGGTCCATCCCGGCCCCATGGGTGAGATCGGCGGTGGCAACCTTCCCGAACGGATCGCGACGGCGACCGACGGGCTCGCCTTCGTCCCACACGCGACCGCCGGCCACGACTTCAACCTCGTCACCGAACGCGAGATCGATACCCTCCTCGCAGCCGCGAGGGGGGCGGCAGACCGGGTCACGTACACGCGCGAAGCCACCCCAAGTCGCCGCGAAACCGAGGCCGAGTCGACGTTCCTGGGGCAGGCGATCGACTCTGACCTCATCCTCGTCGGCACGCACGCCCCCGAATCGGCCGACGACGTGGATTTCGGCGTCGGCCTCTCGATCGCCGCCGAGGCCGGGCGCGCAGACGCCGACACCGTCCTACTCGTCGACGCGCACAACTGCAGCGACGGGCTCTCGGAGCGGTCGGGCCGCATCGGGCCGGGATCGAAACGCTCCTTCGACATGCTCGACGCCGCCGGCCGGCTCGCCGATCGGCTCGCCGCGGCCGATCGGGATGCACTTTCGGTCGGCGTCGCGTGGGACGAAACCGAGTGGGGCCAAACCGACGGAATCGGCCCGCTCGGCATCCGCGTCGCCGTCTTTGAGGTCGACGGCCACCGGACCGCCTACGTGTTGATCGACGGGAATAACATGGAGCCGGGCCTCAGAGGGGCGCTCCTCTCCGCGATCGACGCCGACGCCGCTGAGATCATGACGACGGACACGCACGTCGTCAACACAGTCGATGCGGCGAATCAGGTCGGGGACGCGATCGAGGGCGACCAACTTGTCGAGGTCGTCACCGGGCTGGTCGACGATGCCGTCGACGACCTCGACCCCGTCGAGGCCGGCATGGCGACCGAACGCGCCGAGGTGACCGTCTTCGGTACCGACCGGACCGAGTCGCTCGCCGCCACGGCGAACGCGATGGTCAGCATGGGCGGGGCGCTGTTGCTCGTCACCGTCGGCGCGGCGATGGCGCTGAGTCTGCTCGTGTTCGTGTTTACGGGATAG
- a CDS encoding PstS family phosphate ABC transporter substrate-binding protein yields MPERTPDRNEASNRNSRRQFLLASAALGGAAIAGCTETEGNGNGNGGGNGNGNDGGNGNGNGGGTLSGDINIAGSSTVFPLMSAIAEDFAEDNPEVRIDISSTGSGGGFANYFCVGETDFNNASRPIKPEEEDLCAENGVEYVELIAATDALTVVINNENDFATEMTVEELAQIWEADAAETWDEIRDEWPNEEIERYGAADTSGTYDYFLENVMGERGHTDDYQATEQDNTIAQGVEGSEYAIGYFGFAYWYQNQDQITPVAIDNGDGPVEPSLETAASGEYAPLSRPLFTYPSMESLGKEHVAEFARYFVSQTDNEEIVAGDVGYVPATQETKEAQMQKLEDAIEEAQG; encoded by the coding sequence ATGCCCGAAAGGACACCCGATCGTAATGAAGCCTCGAACCGAAACAGCCGCCGGCAGTTTCTCCTCGCCAGCGCGGCTCTCGGTGGCGCGGCCATCGCGGGCTGTACAGAAACCGAAGGGAACGGTAACGGAAACGGCGGCGGCAACGGTAACGGAAACGACGGCGGCAACGGTAACGGAAACGGCGGCGGAACCCTCTCGGGCGATATCAACATCGCCGGATCCAGCACCGTCTTCCCGCTGATGTCCGCGATCGCGGAGGACTTCGCGGAGGACAACCCCGAAGTGCGCATCGATATCAGTTCGACCGGGTCCGGCGGCGGCTTCGCGAACTACTTCTGCGTCGGCGAGACGGACTTCAACAACGCGAGTCGACCGATCAAGCCCGAAGAGGAGGATCTCTGTGCGGAAAACGGCGTCGAGTACGTCGAACTCATCGCCGCGACCGACGCGCTCACCGTCGTCATCAATAACGAGAACGACTTCGCAACAGAAATGACGGTGGAGGAACTGGCCCAGATATGGGAGGCCGACGCGGCAGAGACGTGGGACGAGATCCGCGACGAGTGGCCGAACGAGGAGATCGAGCGTTACGGTGCCGCCGACACGTCCGGCACCTACGATTACTTCCTCGAGAACGTCATGGGCGAGCGCGGCCACACCGACGACTACCAGGCGACCGAACAGGACAACACGATCGCCCAGGGTGTCGAGGGCAGCGAGTACGCGATCGGCTACTTCGGCTTCGCCTACTGGTACCAGAACCAAGACCAGATCACGCCCGTCGCGATCGACAACGGCGACGGCCCCGTCGAACCGAGCCTCGAAACGGCCGCCTCCGGCGAGTACGCCCCGCTTTCGCGTCCGCTCTTCACCTACCCCTCCATGGAGTCGCTCGGCAAGGAACACGTCGCCGAGTTCGCCCGCTACTTCGTCAGCCAGACGGACAACGAGGAGATCGTCGCCGGCGACGTCGGGTACGTGCCGGCCACACAGGAGACGAAGGAGGCGCAGATGCAGAAACTCGAGGACGCGATCGAAGAGGCGCAGGGCTAA
- the pstC gene encoding phosphate ABC transporter permease subunit PstC has product MSERSGAPDLQRPSGVQQLKETGYGGVFVACAAITLLTTIAIFATLLSDTLVFFFEVPVTDFLFGTEWSPNPRGGGLSFGIIPLLIGTITVTITAAFIALPIGTLTAIYLSEYATARVRSILKPMLEVLAGVPTVVYGYFALVYVTPALKATLFPEMSTFNALSASIMVGIMTIPMVSSISEDAMSAVPDSLRQAGYGLGATKFEVSTGVVVPASLSGIASSYILAISRAIGETMIVVVAMGAQANMPAIREALFGIPYIHPGDVLFDSGMTITVSMVQIAGSDLTGGTLPYDSMFALGLALFVITLVMNVLSDLIAERYREAY; this is encoded by the coding sequence ATGAGTGAACGCTCCGGAGCCCCGGACCTTCAGCGACCGAGCGGCGTCCAGCAGCTCAAAGAGACGGGCTACGGCGGCGTCTTCGTCGCCTGCGCCGCGATCACGCTCCTGACGACGATCGCGATCTTCGCGACGCTGCTCTCGGACACGCTCGTGTTTTTTTTCGAGGTACCGGTCACTGACTTCCTGTTCGGCACCGAATGGAGTCCGAACCCGCGCGGCGGCGGCTTGTCGTTCGGGATCATCCCCCTCCTGATCGGGACGATCACCGTGACGATCACGGCGGCGTTCATCGCCCTCCCGATCGGAACGCTCACCGCGATCTACCTCAGCGAGTACGCGACGGCGCGCGTGCGATCGATTCTGAAACCGATGCTCGAAGTGCTTGCCGGCGTTCCCACAGTCGTCTACGGCTACTTCGCGCTCGTGTACGTCACGCCGGCATTGAAAGCGACGCTGTTCCCGGAGATGAGCACGTTCAACGCGCTGTCGGCATCGATCATGGTCGGCATCATGACGATCCCGATGGTCTCCTCGATCAGCGAGGACGCGATGAGCGCCGTTCCGGACTCGCTCCGGCAGGCGGGCTACGGGCTCGGCGCGACGAAGTTCGAGGTCTCGACTGGGGTCGTCGTCCCCGCCTCGCTGTCGGGGATCGCCTCCTCGTACATCCTCGCCATCTCCCGCGCGATCGGCGAGACGATGATCGTCGTCGTTGCCATGGGCGCACAGGCGAACATGCCGGCGATCCGGGAGGCGCTGTTCGGCATCCCCTACATCCACCCCGGCGACGTGCTCTTCGACTCCGGCATGACGATCACCGTCTCGATGGTCCAGATCGCCGGCAGCGACCTCACCGGCGGCACGTTGCCCTACGACTCGATGTTCGCGCTCGGATTGGCGCTGTTCGTCATCACCCTCGTGATGAACGTCCTCAGCGATCTCATCGCGGAACGATATCGGGAGGCGTACTGA
- the pstA gene encoding phosphate ABC transporter permease PstA — MAVEQDASEMAFGQVSRTKGVVFRYLSFGASVVGLVALAALLIYVFIDAFDLSNASPQWLLVYFVTLVLPLIGFNLYSAGDRALVQRVVLVLGGGLVATAVVFEAIELLIRPIPRLSWQLAYLFVVAVPVVTYVVFVGSQRPVGRNGVGLLGRIVGGAALGLAVAMVFSILDVRLWFLVYTLGVLPAGIIRAYGYVRDRKRAITLSVPIGVVGIVAAVVLRTIIQTYLTPPFIFAWAIGVPVALTAGALVLSRGGSELSAGVVGGLSLAAAGLGTVVGASPLPEGSAVIVFVAAVAPTTVYLHGALDAGEARIGLLLPVLVGGGALLGAFLVQTFGIAAPDPWLDPSYVTEAPSRNAVEAGLYPAIVGSVIIIALVAVLSFVLGVGAAVFLEEYTAGTGVVGTITRIIQINIANLAAVPSVVYGLLGLGLFANLLGFGFGTAVTASLTLSLLILPITVISAQEAIRSVPDELRQGSYAMGATRWQTTKKVVLPEATPGILTGTILALGRAIGETAPLIMIGGATTVFSAPADIWSRLSAMPLQIYAWANYPQAEFRYGVVAAGVVTLLIVLLAMNATAIVVRNKMERGS, encoded by the coding sequence ATGGCGGTCGAACAGGACGCGAGCGAGATGGCGTTCGGGCAGGTCAGTCGGACGAAGGGGGTCGTCTTCCGGTATCTCTCCTTCGGCGCGTCGGTCGTCGGCCTCGTCGCGCTCGCGGCGCTTTTGATCTACGTGTTCATCGACGCGTTCGACCTCTCGAACGCCAGCCCCCAGTGGCTCCTCGTGTACTTCGTCACGCTCGTGCTCCCGCTCATCGGATTCAACCTCTACAGCGCCGGCGACCGCGCGCTCGTCCAGCGGGTCGTGCTCGTCCTCGGTGGTGGGCTCGTGGCGACCGCCGTGGTCTTCGAGGCGATCGAACTGCTGATCAGGCCGATTCCGCGGCTCTCGTGGCAGCTCGCGTATCTGTTCGTCGTCGCCGTCCCGGTGGTCACGTACGTGGTCTTCGTCGGCAGTCAGCGTCCGGTAGGTCGAAACGGCGTCGGCCTGCTCGGTCGGATCGTTGGCGGGGCCGCCCTCGGGTTGGCCGTCGCGATGGTGTTCAGTATCCTCGACGTGCGGCTGTGGTTTCTGGTGTACACGCTCGGCGTCCTCCCGGCGGGGATCATCCGCGCGTACGGGTACGTTCGTGACCGGAAGCGCGCGATCACGCTGTCCGTTCCGATCGGCGTCGTCGGGATCGTCGCGGCGGTCGTCCTCCGGACGATCATCCAGACGTACCTGACGCCGCCGTTCATCTTCGCGTGGGCGATCGGCGTTCCGGTCGCGCTCACGGCCGGCGCGCTCGTCCTCTCGCGGGGCGGGAGCGAGCTGTCGGCCGGCGTGGTCGGCGGCCTGTCGCTCGCGGCGGCTGGCCTCGGCACGGTCGTCGGCGCGTCGCCGCTCCCCGAGGGCTCGGCCGTCATCGTGTTCGTCGCCGCCGTCGCACCGACCACAGTGTACCTCCACGGCGCGCTCGACGCCGGCGAGGCGCGGATCGGCCTGCTCCTCCCGGTGTTGGTGGGCGGCGGGGCGTTACTCGGCGCGTTCCTCGTCCAGACGTTCGGCATCGCCGCGCCCGATCCGTGGCTCGACCCGAGCTACGTCACCGAGGCTCCGTCGCGAAACGCCGTCGAAGCGGGGCTGTATCCGGCGATCGTCGGCTCGGTCATCATCATCGCGTTAGTCGCGGTGCTGTCGTTCGTGCTCGGCGTCGGCGCGGCGGTCTTCCTCGAGGAGTACACCGCCGGAACGGGCGTCGTCGGGACGATCACCCGGATCATCCAGATCAACATCGCGAACCTGGCCGCCGTCCCGTCGGTCGTCTACGGCCTGCTCGGGCTCGGGCTGTTCGCGAATCTGCTTGGATTCGGCTTCGGGACAGCCGTGACAGCCTCGCTGACGCTGTCGCTGCTCATCCTCCCGATCACGGTGATCTCCGCACAGGAGGCCATCCGTTCGGTGCCGGACGAACTCAGACAGGGGTCGTACGCGATGGGCGCGACGCGGTGGCAGACGACGAAAAAGGTCGTACTCCCCGAGGCGACGCCGGGGATCCTGACGGGGACGATCCTCGCGCTCGGGCGAGCGATCGGGGAGACCGCGCCGCTGATCATGATCGGCGGGGCGACGACCGTCTTCAGCGCGCCGGCGGACATCTGGAGTCGGCTCAGCGCGATGCCGCTGCAGATCTACGCGTGGGCGAACTATCCGCAGGCGGAGTTCCGATACGGCGTGGTCGCCGCGGGCGTCGTGACACTTTTGATCGTGCTGCTCGCGATGAACGCCACGGCGATCGTCGTTCGGAACAAAATGGAGCGAGGAAGCTAA